Proteins from a genomic interval of Desulfofustis limnaeus:
- a CDS encoding DegV family protein has protein sequence MTSLDLALVTGYECLAAWADLLDRINVFPVADGDTGANLRISLAPLKAPDSERRLLVDRLSRTATGNSGNIAVAFLRAFAAATDPAELAAAAEQGRRQAWQAVARPQPGTMLSVFDTVAGFSGSWQDGEIYDRLSRLLQRSVVDGAALIPAIRQAGVVDAGALGMYIFFDGFCQSLAGRERIEVDVRGPFAGRLDINPGIFLPAAEPGEQFCVDAVLATNSPPAEMSEALNELGDSLVLLDDAAGVKIHVHTAEPQQLRHRLAGFGEVIGWSDEPIRASAGTGQPIARTGQTIRVVSDAAGSLSRELAEKHGITLLDSYLVYDGQSRPESLCDPGEIYRLLRAGHRVTTAQASVFERRLRFQRFCQEGERTLYLCVGSAFTGNYDVAADWKHGHDRDNRLEILDTGAASGRLGLIALLTGRLAESGLEAAAVIEFARQRLTSCQELVFIDQLKYLVAGGRVSRAGGFFGDLLQLKPIISPTAGGVRREGVVRHRRGQIGFALERLQQRFSVDDRPTILLQYSDNRTWVSETVAGQLADRLPRAELILVPLSLTSGVHMGPGTWSVAWDLVD, from the coding sequence ATGACGTCGCTGGACCTCGCCCTGGTCACCGGTTACGAGTGTCTGGCCGCCTGGGCCGATCTGCTTGACCGGATCAACGTCTTTCCCGTGGCCGACGGCGATACCGGCGCCAACCTGCGGATCAGCCTGGCGCCGCTGAAGGCGCCGGATAGTGAGCGCCGGCTCCTGGTGGATCGGTTGAGTCGCACTGCCACCGGTAATTCCGGTAATATCGCCGTGGCCTTTCTGCGTGCCTTTGCGGCCGCCACCGACCCGGCCGAGTTGGCGGCCGCCGCCGAGCAGGGACGGCGGCAGGCGTGGCAGGCGGTGGCTCGACCGCAGCCGGGGACCATGCTCTCGGTGTTCGATACCGTGGCCGGGTTTTCCGGTTCCTGGCAGGACGGCGAAATCTACGACCGCCTGAGCCGGCTGCTGCAGCGGAGCGTCGTTGACGGTGCGGCGCTGATCCCCGCCATTCGGCAGGCCGGCGTGGTGGACGCCGGGGCGCTGGGGATGTATATCTTTTTCGACGGTTTCTGCCAGAGCCTGGCCGGCAGAGAGCGGATCGAGGTTGATGTGCGGGGGCCGTTCGCCGGCCGGCTGGACATCAATCCCGGGATTTTTCTGCCGGCCGCCGAACCCGGGGAACAGTTCTGCGTCGATGCCGTGTTGGCCACGAATAGCCCTCCAGCCGAGATGAGCGAAGCCCTGAACGAGCTGGGCGATAGCCTGGTGCTGCTTGATGATGCCGCAGGGGTCAAGATCCATGTTCACACCGCCGAGCCCCAGCAGCTGCGCCATCGGCTTGCTGGTTTCGGGGAGGTTATCGGTTGGTCCGATGAGCCGATCCGGGCCTCGGCGGGCACCGGACAGCCGATCGCCCGGACGGGCCAGACGATCAGGGTGGTCAGCGACGCGGCTGGTTCTTTGTCCCGAGAGCTGGCTGAAAAACACGGTATCACGCTGCTCGACAGCTATCTAGTCTATGACGGTCAGTCACGCCCGGAAAGTCTTTGCGATCCGGGGGAAATCTACCGTCTGCTGCGTGCCGGCCACCGGGTGACCACGGCCCAGGCCTCGGTCTTCGAGCGCCGGCTGCGCTTCCAGCGCTTTTGTCAGGAAGGGGAGCGCACCCTCTATCTTTGTGTCGGCTCCGCCTTTACCGGCAACTACGATGTCGCCGCGGACTGGAAGCACGGCCATGACCGGGACAACCGCTTGGAGATCCTCGACACCGGGGCGGCCTCGGGGCGGCTCGGGCTGATCGCCCTGCTCACCGGGCGTTTAGCCGAGAGCGGTCTCGAGGCCGCGGCGGTGATCGAGTTCGCCCGGCAGCGGCTGACCAGCTGCCAGGAGTTGGTCTTCATCGATCAGCTCAAATACCTGGTCGCCGGTGGCCGGGTGTCGCGGGCCGGCGGTTTTTTCGGGGACCTGCTGCAGCTCAAGCCGATCATCAGCCCCACCGCCGGCGGCGTGCGTCGCGAAGGGGTGGTGCGTCATCGCCGGGGGCAGATCGGTTTCGCCCTGGAGCGGCTGCAACAACGATTTAGCGTCGATGACCGGCCGACAATCCTGCTCCAGTATTCCGACAATCGTACCTGGGTGAGTGAAACGGTGGCCGGTCAGCTGGCGGACCGGCTGCCCCGGGCGGAGCTGATCCTGGTGCCGTTGTCGCTGACCTCCGGCGTCCATATGGGTCCGGGCACCTGGTCGGTGGCCTGGGATCTGGTGGATTGA
- a CDS encoding beta-ketoacyl synthase N-terminal-like domain-containing protein: MYISGIGIVSSLGTGPEATCTALTAGRSAIAPLSLFPLLHGQPLPVGQVSDELVPSPLPRTHRLALAAAGQVVRDDDRPPDAVIIGTTTGGILTSEELLRSGVTAQAQFRYHGLTSVAEEVARAVRCYGPALTVSTACSSGSVALTLALRLLQQGVYERILAGGADSLCRLTYFGFHSLQLVDRIGCRPLDQKRLGMSVAEGAALLLLTRTRPARPLAVLAGAGLSCDAHHPAAPHPDGDGALAAMQAALDDAACKPESVDYLNLHGTGTPDNDLAEAKAIHRLFAQPPPLSSVKGATGHSLAASGAIEAVLAALAVSRGLLPANTGCRQPDPALDLKPLRTPQHRIVTTVLSNSFGFGGNNCCLVLQVPPDAGRCTLAPRHHETDKRFLAIHDGRCLSGAGDTAATLERLRNGVTAAGLVDLSAAAHLPPRLVRRLKRLPRLALALAAATLGNDRSAGVPTAIFLGTGWGALSETHDFLERLASSNEQFPSPTDFVGSVHNAPASQIAIWAHATGANITVSGGNHSFEQALWAADLILDDHDAPALVLGVDEGHQHLSPLFDASIPADSPLADGGGALLVSRRHDGATGLISTPFYRCRRDPEAIAALLDWYGGSDAIRSRCGAILAGFPADRRDAGEEQLSRFLAMAGTTVPVLRYRELVGEYASASAVAAVLAWQLLVHGELPASLAQGPPRSLAGKTILLLTSDDYLSALEIALP, from the coding sequence GTGTACATAAGCGGTATCGGAATCGTCAGTTCGCTCGGCACCGGCCCGGAAGCCACCTGCACGGCACTGACCGCCGGCCGCTCCGCCATCGCACCCCTGTCCCTGTTCCCGCTGCTGCACGGCCAGCCGCTGCCGGTTGGCCAGGTGAGCGACGAACTCGTCCCCAGCCCGCTGCCGCGCACCCATCGGCTGGCCCTGGCCGCCGCCGGCCAGGTGGTGCGTGACGACGATCGCCCGCCGGACGCGGTGATCATCGGCACCACCACCGGCGGTATCCTCACCAGCGAAGAACTCCTCCGGAGCGGAGTGACGGCCCAGGCGCAGTTCCGGTACCACGGCCTGACCAGCGTCGCCGAGGAGGTGGCCCGGGCCGTCCGGTGTTACGGTCCGGCCTTGACGGTCTCCACCGCCTGTTCCTCCGGCTCGGTGGCCCTTACCCTGGCGCTGCGCCTGCTGCAACAGGGAGTCTACGAACGGATTCTGGCCGGCGGCGCCGATTCGCTCTGCCGCCTGACCTATTTCGGTTTTCACTCACTGCAACTGGTGGATCGGATCGGTTGTCGGCCGCTCGACCAGAAGCGCCTGGGAATGAGCGTGGCCGAAGGCGCGGCGCTGCTGCTGTTGACCAGAACCCGCCCGGCCCGGCCGCTGGCCGTTCTCGCCGGCGCCGGACTCTCCTGCGATGCCCACCACCCCGCGGCACCGCACCCGGATGGAGACGGCGCGTTGGCGGCGATGCAGGCGGCCCTGGACGATGCCGCTTGCAAACCCGAGTCGGTCGACTACCTGAACCTGCACGGTACCGGTACGCCGGACAACGATCTGGCCGAAGCCAAGGCAATCCATCGCCTTTTCGCCCAACCGCCCCCTCTCTCCTCGGTGAAGGGCGCCACCGGTCACTCGCTGGCGGCATCCGGCGCCATTGAGGCGGTACTCGCCGCCCTGGCCGTCTCACGGGGTCTGTTGCCGGCCAACACCGGCTGTCGCCAGCCTGATCCGGCCCTCGATCTCAAGCCCCTGCGCACACCGCAGCACCGAATCGTGACCACGGTTTTATCCAATTCGTTCGGTTTCGGCGGCAACAATTGCTGCCTGGTGCTCCAGGTCCCGCCGGATGCCGGCCGCTGCACCCTTGCACCGCGGCACCACGAGACGGACAAACGATTTCTGGCCATCCACGACGGCCGCTGTCTGAGCGGTGCCGGTGATACCGCCGCCACCCTCGAGCGGCTTCGGAACGGAGTGACGGCCGCCGGCCTGGTCGATCTGAGCGCCGCCGCTCATCTGCCACCGCGTCTGGTACGCCGACTCAAACGGCTGCCTCGGCTGGCCCTGGCTCTGGCCGCCGCCACGCTCGGCAACGACCGATCCGCCGGCGTACCGACCGCAATTTTTCTCGGCACCGGCTGGGGCGCCCTGTCGGAGACCCATGATTTTCTCGAACGTCTGGCTTCCTCCAACGAACAATTCCCCAGCCCCACCGATTTCGTCGGCTCGGTGCACAACGCTCCGGCCAGCCAGATCGCCATCTGGGCTCACGCGACCGGGGCCAATATCACCGTCAGCGGCGGCAACCATTCCTTCGAACAAGCCTTGTGGGCCGCCGACCTGATTCTCGATGACCACGACGCCCCGGCACTGGTGCTCGGCGTGGACGAAGGTCACCAACACCTGTCGCCATTGTTCGATGCGTCGATCCCGGCCGACTCTCCGCTTGCCGACGGCGGCGGCGCTCTGCTGGTCAGCCGTCGGCACGACGGCGCCACCGGTCTCATCAGTACCCCGTTTTATCGCTGCCGCCGGGACCCGGAAGCAATTGCCGCCCTGCTCGACTGGTACGGCGGCAGCGATGCCATTCGAAGCCGCTGCGGTGCCATCCTGGCTGGATTTCCCGCAGACCGACGTGATGCCGGAGAAGAACAGCTGAGCCGTTTCCTGGCGATGGCTGGAACGACGGTGCCGGTGCTCCGTTACCGTGAGCTGGTCGGCGAGTATGCCTCGGCCTCGGCGGTGGCCGCCGTGCTCGCCTGGCAGCTGCTGGTCCATGGGGAACTCCCCGCCTCCCTGGCTCAGGGCCCGCCCCGGTCCCTAGCCGGTAAGACCATCTTGCTGCTCACCAGCGATGACTATCTGAGCGCTCTGGAGATCGCTCTGCCGTGA
- a CDS encoding outer membrane lipoprotein carrier protein LolA codes for MGIIYRIAVLLLGCCLLPIPGGVRAAADETPFYLQSVQADFVQRKHLQILLQPLVSTGSFAFQAPQSLRWEYREPIRSVLVMHAGFARKYVERDGRWEEDRGAPVGALQFVLAEMSDWLAGRFTDEGLFHVTVVDPQTMRFVPKDQTVAAFIRFVEIRVGEQPGLLDSVLIDEGDGAFTEMTFTNRVLNPDLPFELFSAP; via the coding sequence GTGGGTATTATCTATCGGATTGCCGTTTTGTTGTTAGGCTGCTGTCTCCTGCCGATCCCGGGAGGCGTTCGGGCCGCGGCCGACGAAACTCCGTTTTATCTGCAGTCGGTGCAGGCCGATTTCGTCCAGCGCAAGCACTTGCAGATCCTCCTGCAGCCACTCGTCTCCACGGGCAGTTTCGCCTTTCAGGCGCCGCAGTCGCTGCGCTGGGAATACCGGGAACCGATCCGCTCGGTGCTCGTCATGCACGCCGGTTTCGCCCGCAAATACGTGGAGCGGGACGGGCGCTGGGAGGAGGACCGCGGCGCGCCGGTGGGGGCCCTGCAGTTCGTGCTGGCCGAGATGAGCGATTGGTTGGCCGGCCGGTTCACCGACGAGGGGCTGTTTCATGTTACCGTGGTTGATCCGCAGACCATGCGGTTCGTGCCGAAGGATCAGACGGTTGCGGCCTTCATCCGCTTTGTCGAGATTCGTGTCGGCGAACAGCCGGGGCTGCTCGACAGCGTGCTGATCGATGAGGGTGACGGTGCCTTCACCGAGATGACCTTCACCAATCGGGTCCTCAACCCGGATCTGCCCTTCGAGTTGTTTTCCGCACCGTGA
- a CDS encoding B12-binding domain-containing radical SAM protein, producing MKFKLIYPRWAKLARQTEFHLPPHGPVVFAATLPDYVEVDFVDENLEPLDFDEPVDFVGISMMLTIQVKRGWEIADIYRKKGIKVIFGGIASMLHAEETMAHADSVFLGEAEGRMEQVFADFRRGELQPCYNFLDRRPDIGLVGPARRDILNRRLYNYKGVQMVDLVHASRGCRFNCYPCAVSYLGGREFRPRPVSKTIAEMAGIDNNRLFIVDNSLAQDARWEMELFKEMIPLKKKWCSHPIEDKPEVLDLAAQAGAWYVYQAVFDTSDYIRERIKRYHDHGIGVEGTILLGLDSHSEDSIRRLIDFLLEIELDLAEFTVLTPFPHTRAYTELYREGRIRSFDWDDYTADKVVYQPKQMSGERLQELLDFAWDTFYREEPQRIKMTKLFQQVIRKEMADNTYHPRDRSLAGQAFGRTARP from the coding sequence ATGAAATTCAAGCTGATCTATCCGCGCTGGGCGAAACTGGCCCGGCAGACCGAATTCCACCTGCCGCCCCACGGCCCGGTGGTCTTTGCCGCCACCCTTCCCGACTATGTGGAGGTGGATTTCGTCGACGAGAATCTCGAACCCCTTGATTTCGACGAGCCCGTGGATTTCGTCGGGATCTCGATGATGCTCACCATTCAGGTCAAACGTGGCTGGGAGATCGCCGATATCTACCGCAAAAAGGGGATCAAGGTGATCTTCGGAGGGATCGCCAGCATGCTTCACGCCGAAGAGACCATGGCCCATGCCGACTCCGTTTTTCTCGGTGAGGCCGAGGGGCGGATGGAGCAAGTCTTTGCCGATTTCCGGCGCGGCGAGCTGCAGCCCTGTTACAACTTTCTCGACCGGCGTCCGGATATCGGCCTGGTCGGCCCGGCCCGGCGTGATATCCTCAACCGCCGCCTCTACAACTACAAGGGCGTGCAGATGGTGGACCTGGTGCATGCCTCGCGCGGGTGCCGGTTCAACTGCTACCCCTGTGCCGTTTCCTACCTGGGCGGTCGGGAGTTCCGGCCGCGCCCGGTGAGTAAGACCATTGCCGAGATGGCCGGTATCGACAACAACCGGCTGTTCATCGTCGACAACTCCCTGGCCCAGGATGCCCGCTGGGAGATGGAGCTGTTTAAGGAGATGATCCCGCTCAAGAAGAAATGGTGTTCGCACCCCATCGAGGATAAACCAGAGGTCCTCGACCTGGCCGCGCAGGCCGGCGCCTGGTACGTCTATCAGGCGGTCTTCGACACCTCGGATTATATCAGGGAGCGGATCAAGCGCTACCATGATCACGGTATCGGCGTCGAGGGCACGATTCTGCTCGGGCTGGACAGCCACAGCGAGGACTCCATCCGTCGGCTGATCGATTTTTTGCTGGAGATCGAACTGGACCTGGCCGAGTTTACGGTGCTCACACCGTTTCCTCATACCCGGGCCTATACCGAACTGTACCGTGAAGGCCGGATCCGCTCCTTCGACTGGGACGACTATACCGCCGACAAGGTCGTCTACCAGCCGAAACAAATGAGTGGTGAACGGTTGCAGGAACTGCTCGATTTCGCCTGGGATACCTTTTATCGGGAAGAACCGCAGCGCATCAAGATGACCAAGCTTTTCCAACAGGTGATTCGCAAGGAGATGGCCGACAACACCTATCACCCGCGGGACCGGAGCCTGGCCGGTCAGGCTTTCGGCAGGACCGCTCGGCCATGA
- the fabG gene encoding 3-oxoacyl-ACP reductase FabG, translating to METEEKRKTALVTGGSKGIGRAICVELAAAGYDVVINYRSDLAGAEETLVAVTAVGGRGEICRFDVREAEAVEQAVADLVARRGGIDVLVNNAGVVADGLFLMMSKDKWQSVIDTGLSGFYHVTRPVLETMVPRRSGAIVSISSASSLMANRGQANYAAAKAAINAASRVVAAEVARLGIRVNVVAPGLIDTDMIAAAPKEQIKSLIPMARIGRPEEVARVVRFLCSEDASYITGQVISVNGGMF from the coding sequence ATGGAAACCGAAGAAAAGCGGAAAACCGCTCTGGTCACTGGCGGCAGCAAGGGGATCGGGCGGGCCATCTGTGTGGAACTGGCGGCGGCCGGCTATGACGTGGTGATCAATTACCGCTCCGACCTGGCCGGTGCCGAGGAGACCCTGGTGGCCGTCACGGCGGTCGGCGGCCGGGGCGAGATCTGCCGTTTCGACGTGCGCGAGGCGGAGGCGGTCGAACAGGCGGTGGCCGATCTTGTCGCCCGCCGGGGCGGCATCGACGTGCTGGTCAATAATGCCGGGGTCGTGGCCGACGGACTCTTCTTGATGATGTCGAAGGACAAGTGGCAATCGGTGATCGATACCGGCCTGAGCGGCTTTTACCATGTCACCCGACCGGTGCTCGAGACCATGGTCCCGCGCCGCTCCGGAGCGATCGTCTCCATCTCTTCGGCCTCTTCGCTGATGGCCAACCGCGGTCAGGCCAACTATGCGGCCGCCAAAGCGGCGATCAACGCCGCCAGTCGGGTGGTTGCCGCCGAGGTGGCCCGCCTCGGTATCCGGGTCAACGTGGTGGCCCCGGGGCTGATCGATACCGATATGATCGCCGCCGCGCCCAAGGAGCAGATCAAGTCCTTGATCCCCATGGCCCGCATCGGCCGGCCGGAAGAAGTGGCCCGCGTGGTTCGCTTTCTCTGTTCCGAGGACGCCTCCTATATCACCGGCCAGGTCATTTCGGTGAACGGGGGGATGTTTTAG
- a CDS encoding phosphopantetheine-binding protein, which translates to MDTLIAELKRKLIDILHLDDLTVDDIDEHAQLVGGDLGIDSIDVLEIVVMVEKDYGVVINNQEIGAQVFASLATLADYIKAHTPASS; encoded by the coding sequence ATGGACACCTTAATCGCAGAGCTCAAGCGTAAACTCATCGACATCCTGCACCTCGACGACCTGACGGTCGACGATATCGACGAACATGCCCAACTCGTCGGCGGCGATCTCGGCATCGACTCCATCGATGTCCTGGAGATCGTGGTCATGGTTGAAAAGGATTACGGAGTTGTCATCAACAACCAGGAAATCGGCGCCCAGGTCTTTGCCTCCCTGGCCACGCTGGCAGACTACATCAAGGCACACACCCCCGCCTCGTCTTGA
- a CDS encoding AMP-binding protein, which yields MNVPTLQQGRVRLAEVLAGPRYPDHPYVLSGSTHGQVYAMAAWLVEHFRTSGGERQLVCLAAEDRSIIAAAVLASLAGGPILLLPYGFSERILAGIHGSTGYRSAIVDRDLPWPPGVETVHPQPQANQPLVADPAPTADRVLLHLYTGGSTGVPQFWSKTAGNLLFETMHLVDFLVVTPEDRIVATVSPYHIYGLLYSVLLPLLASAAVSPLTPSYPAEIVEAVAAEQATILVSVPAHYDALHGRTCATSWLRLATSSAGMLSEESNRDFRQRNWLELIEIYGSTETGGIASRNRFRAEEYFRLFPAVEATRVGERLAVRSPFTSPEAPRDGDGFFLCGDRAVFPEPGLLAPQGRADHIAKVGGKRVNLEEVRTAVRHQAGVRDAVVLTVPIGGGREQQVVAVAQGRCTPESIRAGLAGLLEPYAMPRIIRCVNTIPVTVNGKYDREAILALVKP from the coding sequence ATGAATGTCCCGACGCTGCAGCAAGGACGCGTACGGCTGGCCGAGGTGCTGGCCGGACCCCGGTATCCCGACCACCCGTACGTCCTGTCCGGCTCTACGCACGGGCAGGTGTATGCCATGGCAGCCTGGCTGGTGGAACATTTTCGCACCTCGGGCGGCGAGCGGCAGCTGGTGTGCCTGGCCGCCGAGGATCGTAGCATCATCGCCGCCGCCGTGCTTGCTTCGTTGGCGGGCGGGCCGATTCTGCTGCTGCCGTACGGCTTTTCCGAACGGATCCTGGCCGGGATCCACGGGAGCACCGGTTACCGCAGCGCCATCGTCGACCGCGACCTGCCCTGGCCGCCCGGTGTAGAGACCGTGCACCCGCAGCCCCAGGCGAACCAGCCGCTGGTCGCCGACCCGGCTCCGACGGCGGACCGGGTCCTGCTTCATCTGTACACCGGAGGGTCCACCGGGGTGCCGCAGTTCTGGTCGAAGACGGCCGGCAACCTGCTCTTCGAGACCATGCATCTGGTCGATTTTCTGGTTGTTACCCCGGAAGACCGGATCGTCGCCACCGTCTCCCCCTACCACATCTACGGACTGCTCTATTCGGTGCTGCTGCCGCTGCTGGCATCGGCCGCCGTCTCTCCGCTCACCCCCTCCTACCCAGCCGAGATCGTCGAGGCCGTGGCCGCCGAACAGGCCACCATACTGGTCAGCGTGCCGGCCCACTACGATGCCCTGCACGGCAGGACCTGCGCCACCAGCTGGCTGCGGCTGGCCACCTCGTCCGCCGGCATGCTCAGCGAAGAAAGCAATCGCGATTTCCGGCAACGCAACTGGCTTGAGCTGATCGAGATCTACGGCTCCACCGAGACGGGCGGCATAGCCAGCCGCAACCGGTTCCGGGCAGAGGAGTATTTTCGCCTGTTTCCCGCCGTCGAGGCAACACGCGTCGGTGAACGGCTGGCGGTCCGCTCGCCGTTCACCTCGCCGGAAGCGCCGCGCGACGGGGATGGTTTTTTTCTCTGCGGCGATCGCGCCGTCTTCCCGGAACCCGGTCTGCTGGCCCCGCAGGGGCGGGCCGACCATATCGCCAAGGTCGGCGGCAAACGGGTCAACCTGGAGGAAGTTCGCACTGCCGTCCGGCACCAGGCCGGGGTCCGCGATGCGGTGGTGCTGACTGTCCCCATTGGCGGCGGGCGTGAACAGCAGGTGGTGGCCGTGGCTCAGGGACGGTGCACCCCGGAATCCATCAGAGCGGGGTTGGCAGGGCTGCTCGAACCCTATGCCATGCCTCGCATCATCCGTTGCGTGAACACCATCCCGGTGACCGTTAACGGCAAGTATGACCGGGAAGCGATCCTCGCCCTGGTGAAACCATGA